In a genomic window of Chaetodon trifascialis isolate fChaTrf1 chromosome 8, fChaTrf1.hap1, whole genome shotgun sequence:
- the cttnbp2nlb gene encoding CTTNBP2 N-terminal like b has product MNVEALSRAELLTLLSILEGELEAQDVVIHALRAQHRDAFVQERYGQYDLSDPFLALQRDSESEERQNTLTQPDAHLQGRAVGPNPLAVLKLVMAHCKRMQERMMGQLAAAESRHRRMIADLEEEKRRHAQDSAHSDDFAFMLQTERDKLLQQLEVERATVRRLEKEQAQAVSQVEESLSQQQQLSSSLTLELQKASSLAQEEAQKVSQLRTLLQEETSALEKLRGIFEDEKSRVAQLEAGCERQRAEFDTEREQMKARISKEEERSRELERQLEELKKRLAETGGCKEEVKEAVTEVKQSVSKMMVASTSVQTEPDGKITPVAPKSASLSKVNGCHAHKETEPTLEGRGADNGGVVENGGGALLHSPLHPHPHPHSPSSTASSSLSSSPISSPVLAKRLGSPGFHQSSYQAGVNQRFQAARHKFQSQAELEQQQNGPLSPRDLSPTTSSMPPPPEHSTAKQLARNTVTQVLSRFTSQQAGVKLAPISSSPFGTDYRNVAASPPGGRSPSSGPLSPGIRSPLTPRSERTHPPPIPPKRPGMSPTPGSPSHSARTSLFPELTGNCGHSNSGQEGAKEPDLVLSSSS; this is encoded by the exons GCGCAGCACAGAGACGCTTTCGTCCAGGAGCGTTATGGCCAGTATGACCTCAGCGATCCATTCCTCGCCCTGCAGCGGGACAGCGAGTCCGAGGAGCGCCAAAACACCCTCACCCAGCCTGACGCACACCTGCAGGGCCGGGCGGTGGGCCCAAACCCTCTGGCTGTGCTTAAACTGGTCATGGCTCACTGCAAAAGGATGCAGGAGAGGATGATGGGCCAGTTGGCTGCAGCTGAGAGCCGACACAGGAGG ATGATAGCTgatctggaggaggagaaacgaCGGCATGCCCAGGACTCTGCACACAGCGATGATTTCGCCTtcatgctgcagacagaaagagacaaactgctgcaacag TTGGAAGTGGAGCGTGCAACAGTGCGGAGGTTAGAGAAGGAACAAGCTCAGGCAGTGAGCCAGGTGGAGGAGTCActgtcccagcagcagcagctctcctcaTCTCTGACTCTGGAGCTCCAGAAAGCCAGCAGCCTGGCTCAGGAGGAGGCTCAGAAGGTCTCCCAGCTTCGCACCTTGCTCCAAGAGGAAACGAGTGCCCTGGAGAAGCTCCGGGGGATTTTTGAAGATGAGAAGAGCAGAGTGGCCCAGCTGGAGGCCGGGTGTGAGAGGCAACGGGCCGAGTTTGACACCGAGCGAGAGCAGATGAAAGCCAGGAtcagcaaagaggaggagaggagcagggagctTGAGAGACAGCTGGAGGAGCTAAAGAAGAGGTTGGCTGAAACTGGAGGATGCAAAGAAGAGGTAAAGGAGGCTGTGACAGAGGTGAAGCAGTCCGTTTCCAAGATGATGGTGGCGTCCACCTCTGTTCAGACCGAGCCGGATGGAAAGATCACTCCTGTTGCTCCTAAATCTGCCTCACTGTCAAAGGTCAATGGCTGTCACGCCCATAAAGAGACAGAACCGACACTGGAAGGGAGAGGAGCAGACAATGGAGGGGTGGTAGAGAATGGGGGAGGAGCACTTTTGCATTCCCCTCTtcaccctcaccctcatcctcactctccctccagcacagcctcctcttccctctcttcatccCCTATTTCCTCCCCCGTTCTCGCCAAGCGCCTGGGCAGCCCAGGCTTCCATCAGTCCTCCTACCAGGCTGGAGTCAACCAGCGATTCCAGGCCGCCAGGCACAAGTTCCAGAGCCAGgctgagctggagcagcagcaaaatggCCCGCTCTCTCCAAGAGACCtctcccccaccacctcctccatgcCTCCCCCACCAGAGCACAGCACAGCTAAGCAGCTGGCCCGCAACACTGTCACTCAGGTGCTGTCCCGCTTCACCAGCCAGCAGGCTGGCGTCAAGCTGGCACCTATCAGCAGCTCTCCATTTGGTACAGACTACCGCAATGTCGCAGCGTCTCCTCCTGGGGGGAGGTCACCATCCTCTGGGCCTCTATCTCCAGGCATCCGCTCCCCCCTCACTCCTCGCTCAGAGAGGACCCATCCGCCACCGATCCCTCCCAAGAGGCCCGGAATGAGTCCGACTCCAGGCTCCCCAAGTCACTCTGCTCGGACCAGCCTGTTCCCAGAGCTGACAGGGAACTGTGGACACAGTAACAGTGGGCAGGAGGGGGCCAAGGAGCCAGACCTGGTTCTGTCCTCTAGTAGCTAA